A genomic segment from Glycine soja cultivar W05 chromosome 20, ASM419377v2, whole genome shotgun sequence encodes:
- the LOC114403230 gene encoding pre-mRNA-processing factor 17-like isoform X1: MDLLHQYSDGDDPDSPSENPSSPPRLLPGRSAAPNVDDTMLALTVASSSSALSRPIDPTQHLVGFNPSYDQLWAPIQGPAHPFAKDGIAQGMRNHKLGFVEDASIEPFLFDEQYNTFHKFGYAADPAANNFVGDLDALRDNNAVSVYNIPRHEHKKRRIEAKQKKKSEEDDDGDVNEEIENPASEAWIMKNKKSPWAGKKEGLQGELTEEQQKYAEEYAKKKGEEKSGLGGEKVEVVKDKSTFHGKEERDYQGRSWIAPPKDAKANSDRCYIPKRLIHTWSGHTKGVSAIRFFPKYGHLILSAGMDTKVKIWDVFNSGKCMRTYMGHSKAVRDICFSNDGTKFLSAGYDKNIKYWDTETGQVISTFATGKIPYVVKLNPDEDKQNVLLAGMSDKKIVQWDMNTGQITQEYDQHLGAVNTITFVDNNRRFVTSSDDKSLRVWEFGIPVVIKYISEPHMHSMPSISLHPNANWLAAQSLDNQILIYSTREKFQLNKRKRFGGHIVAGYACQVNFSPDGQYVMSGDGEGKCWFWDWKTCKVYRTLKCHEGVCIGCEWHPLEQSKVATCGWDGMIKYWD, translated from the exons ATGGATCTCCTTCACCAATACTCAGACGGCGACGATCCCGACTCCCcctctgaaaaccctagctccCCTCCGCGCCTCCTCCCGGGACGCTCCGCCGCGCCCAACGTCGACGACACCATGCTGGCCCTCACCGTCGCCTCCTCCTCCTCGGCCCTCTCGCGGCCCATCGACCCTACCCAGCACCTGGTGGGCTTCAACCCCTCCTACGACCAGCTCTGGGCCCCCATCCAGGGCCCGGCCCACCCCTTCGCCAAGGACGGCATCGCCCAGGGCATGCGCAACCACAAGCTCGGCTTCGTCGAGGACGCCTCCATCGAACCCTTCCTCTTCGACGAGCAGTACAACACCTTCCACAAGTTCGGCTACGCCGCCGACCCCGCCGCCAACAACTTCGTCGGCGACCTCGACGCGCTACGCGACAACAACGCCGTCTCCGTCTACAACATCCCCCGCCACGAGCATAAGAAACGCCGCATTGAGGCCAAGCAGAAGAAGAAATCAGAGGAAGACGACGACGGCGACGTCAACGAGGAGATCGAAAACCCGGCCTCGGAGGCGTGGATAATGAAGAACAAGAAGAGCCCTTGGGCAGGGAAGAAGGAAGGGTTGCAAGGAGAATTGACTGAAGAACAGCAGAAGTATGCGGAGGAGTATGCGAAGAAGAAAGGGGAAGAGAAGAGTGGTTTGGGAGGGGAGAAAGTTGAGGTTGTTAAAGATAAGAGCACCTTTCATGGGAAAGAGGAGAGGGATTACCAAGGTAGGTCTTGGATTGCGCCTCCCAAGGATGCAAAGGCGAATAGTGATCGTTGTTATATTCCTAAGAGATTGATTCATACTTGGAGTGGACACACCAAAGGGGTTTCTGCTATTAGGTTTTTCCCCAAGTATGGCCACTTGATTCTCTCTGCCGGCATGGATACCAAGGTTAAGATTTGGGATGTTTTCAACTCTGGCAAGTGTATGAGGACCTACATGGGACACTCGAAAGCCGTTAGGGATATTTGTTTCAGCAATGATGGGACCAAGTTTTTGAGTGCTGGGTATGACAAGAATATTAAGTATTGGGATACCGAGACGGGGCAGGTGATATCGACATTTGCCACCGGCAAAATTCCTTACGTTGTGAAGCTTAATCCGGATGAGGATAAGCAGAATGTTTTGTTGGCTGGAATGAGTgataagaagattgttcagtgGGATATGAATACCGGCCAGATAACTCAGGAGTATGATCAGCATTTGGGGGCTGTGAATACCATCACCTTTGTTGATAACAACAGGAGGTTTGTTACTTCCAGTGATGATAAGTCACTCAGGGTATGGGAATTCGGTATTCCTGTGGTTATAAAGTATATTAGTGAACCCCACATGCACTCCATGCCTTCCATTTCGCTTCACCCCAATGCCAATTGGCTTGCTGCGCAGAGCTTGGATAACCAGATACTTATTTATAGCACTAGGGAGAAGTTTCAACTTAACAAGAGGAAGAGATTTGGTGGACATATTGTGGCTGGATATGCATGTCAGGTCAATTTTTCTCCGGATGGACAATATGTCATGTCGGGGGATGGTGAGGGGAAGTGTTGGTTCTGGGACTGGAAGACTTGCAAGGTCTACAGAACTCTCAAGTGTCACGAAGGTGTTTGCATTGGTTGCGAGTGGCATCCCTTGGAACAGAGCAAGGTAGCGACATGTGGCTGGGATGGGATGATTAAGTACTG GGACTAG
- the LOC114402456 gene encoding non-lysosomal glucosylceramidase-like: MVSGNIFHCRKNSWPPQEYISKSTLQLFDYDSSAPPEQAWRRRLNSHANLLKEFRVTFMEAIKMVRLGIRIWSYVREEASHGRKAPIDPFTRESCKPSASQGVPLGGMGSGSISRGFRGEFRQWQIIPSLCEASPVMANQFSIFISREGGNKNFASVLAPGQHEGLGSSRKPDDQGISSWGWNLSGQHSTYHALFPRAWTVYDGEPDPELKISCRQISPFVPHNYRESSLPAAVFVYTLVNTGKERAKVSLLFTWANSIGGSSHLSGDHVNEPFKAEDGVSGVLLYHKTAKGNPPVTFAIAACETQNVNVSVLPSFGLSEGSSTTAKGMWSKMVKDGQFDQENFNSGPSMPSSPGETLCAAVAASMWVEPHGKCTVAFSLAWSSPKVKFVKGSTFNRRYTKFYGTSEKAAADLAHDALTHYNRWEEEIEKWQNPILKDETLPEWYKFTLFNELYFLVAGGTIWIDSPLLSSNMRNDQDRVRELENTVVKETEDKMSDRKRTVVERIMDSTCDSAVITGHDPADEKLSGDDDADVGRFLYLEGVEYIMWCTYDVHFYASFALLELFPKIELNIQRDFARAVLCEDGRKVKFLAEGNWGIRKVYGAVPHDLGTHDPWHEMNAYNIHDTSKWKDLNPKFVLQVYRDFATTGDLEFGVDVWPAVRAAMEYMEQFDRDGDGLIENDGFPDQTYDTWTVHGVSTYCGCLWLAALQAAAAMALDLGDREFAEKCKRKFLKAKPAFEEKLWNGTYFNYDSGSSGNSKSIQADQLAGQWYTASSGLPPLFEDSKIKSALRKVYDFNVMKVKGGRMGAVNGMHPNGKVDETCMQSREVWTGVTYGLAATMILAGMEEEAFATAEGIFLAGWSEDGYGYWFQTPEAWTMDGHYRSLMYMRPLAIWGMQYAINRPKAILEAPKINIMDRIHLSPVIGGYSHNETGVRKIATKARCFNNSVFHCAC; this comes from the exons CTTTCACTCGAGAAAGTTGCAAGCCATCTGCATCTCAAGGAGTCCCACTCGGAGGGATGGG GAGTGGCAGCATATCAAGAGGATTTAGAGGTGAGTTCCGACAATGGCAAATTATTCCTAGCTTATGTGAAGCGTCACCAGTCATGGCCAATCAGTTCTCT ATTTTTATAAGTAGAGAGGGAGGAAACAAAAATTTTGCATCAGTTTTGGCTCCTGGCCAGCATGAAGGTTTAGG ATCTAGCAGGAAACCTGATGATCAGGGCATATCATCATGGGGTTGGAATCTAAGTGGCCAGCACTCAACCTACCACGCTTTGTTTCCAAGAGCTTGGACAGTTTATGATG GTGAGCCAGACCCAGAACTAAAAATATCGTGTCGGCAGATATCACCATTCGTACCACATAATTATAGAGAAAGCAGTCTACCAGCTGCTGTTTTTGTTTATACG TTGGTGAACACTGGTAAGGAAAGAGCTAAAGTCAGCCTTTTGTTTACTTGGGCG AATTCCATTGGTGGAAGCTCACACTTGTCAGGAGATCATGTGAATGAACcattcaa AGCTGAAGATGGAGTCTCCGGTGTACTTCTATATCACAA GACAGCAAAAGGAAACCCTCCTGTTACTTTTGCCATTGCTGCATGCGAGACACAGAATGTTAATGTTTCTGTTTTGCCAAGTTTTGGGTTGTCTGAAGGAAGTAGCACAACTGCAAAAGGCATGTGGAGTAAAATGGTGAAG GATGGGCAATTTGACCAGGAGAATTTCAATTCTGGACCTAGCATGCCCTCATCGCCTGGAGAGACACTATGTGCTGCTGTTGCAGCTTCCATGTGGGTTGAGCCCCATGGAAAATGCACTGTTGCATTTAGTCTTGCATGGTCGTCTCCAAAAGTGAAGTTTGTGAAAGGTAGCACTTTCAACAG GagatatacaaaattttatgggACTTCTGAGAAAGCTGCGGCAGACTTGGCCCATGATGCATTGACAC ATTACAATCGGTGGGAAGAAGAGATTGAGAAATGGCAGAATCCTATTCTTAAGGATGAGACACTACCTGAATG GTACAAATTTACATTGTTTAATGAACTCTACTTTCTTGTTGCTGGAGGAACAATTTGGATTG ACTCTCCTTTGCTATCTTCGAATATGCGGAATGATCAGGATCGGGTAAGGGAGTTGGAAAATACAGTTGTGAAAGAAACTGAAGATAAAATGAGTGACAGAAAAAGGACAGTTGTGGAGCGTATAATGGATAGTACCTGTGATTCTGCTGTTATTACAGGACATGATCCTGCGGATGAAAAACTATCTGGAGATGATGATGCTGATGTTGGAAGGTTCTTGTACTTGGAAGGAGTGGAATATATCATGTGGTGCACATATGATGTGCACTTCTATGCGTCATTTGCCCTTCTTGAGCTCTTTCCTAAGATTGAATTAAATATACAGCGTGACTTTGCTAGAGCTGTCTTGTGTGAAGATGGAAGAAAAGTAAAGTTTCTGGCAGAGGGAAACTGGGGCATTCGCAAGGTTTATGGAGCAGTGCCACATGATTTGGGGACACATGATCCATGGCATGAAATGAATGCCTATAACATCCATGATACTAGCAAGTGGAAGGACCTGAACCCAAAATTTGTTCTTCAGGTGTATCGAGATTTTGCTACCACAGGTGATTTGGAATTTGGAGTGGATGTGTGGCCTGCTGTCCGTGCTGCAATGGAGTACATGGAACAATTTGATAGAGATGGGGATGGTCTTATTGAGAATGATGGGTTCCCTGATCAAACATACGATACATGGACAGTCCATGGTGTGAGCACTTACTGTGGTTGTCTTTGGCTTGCTGCTCTACAAGCTGCAGCTGCAATGGCCCTTGATTTAGGTGACAGAGAATTTGCGGAAAAATGCAAACGGAAGTTTTTGAAGGCTAAGCCAGCATTTGAAGAAAAACTGTGGAATGGTACGTATTTTAACTATGACAGTGGATCAAGTGGTAACAGTAAATCCATTCAAGCTGATCAATTGGCTGGGCAATGGTATACAGCGTCCTCAGGACTGCCCCCACTTTTTGAggattcaaaaatcaaaagtgcTCTCCGGAAGGTTTATGATTTCAATGTAATGAAAGTTAAAGGAGGCAGAATGGGTGCTGTAAATGGCATGCATCCCAACGGTAAGGTGGACGAGACCTGTATGCAGTCTCGAGAAGTATGGACAGGTGTGACCTATGGTCTTGCTGCTACAATGATACTTGCGGGAATGGAAGAAGAGGCCTTCGCAACTGCCGAGGGAATATTTCTAGCAGGCTGGTCAGAAGATGGATATGG GTACTGGTTTCAGACACCAGAGGCATGGACAATGGATGGGCACTACAGGTCCCTTATGTATATGAGGCCCCTAGCTATTTGGGGCATGCAATATGCAATAAATCGGCCCAAGGCAATTCTTGAGGCccctaaaataaatatcatggaCAGAATCCACTTATCTCCTGTTATTGGAGGATACTCTCATAATGAAACAGGTGTGAGAAAGATTGCAACAAAAGCAAGATGCTTTAACAATTCTGTATTTCATTGTGCTTGCTGA
- the LOC114402457 gene encoding protein disulfide isomerase pTAC5, chloroplastic-like isoform X2 yields MSSTLLPVTATPIFTLTKTLPLPKPYLLSYKFKFNTLVRRCSLSDHEEQRWLREEQRWLRDEHRWLREEQRWARERDQLLREIADLKLQIQALERRLLTRDLSSPASISDAVANVTLLLQVLKDKNLVLESGSSLRNTEEVKQLEEVVEHVKEVVVVEESARVEKRISLRIGSEGEEVRQMQEALLKLGFYSGEEDMEYSSFSSGTERAVKTWQAALGAPEDGIMTAELLERLYLEIRNKDTGSATQDKQSTTVLPKEVENGAAVASVAENSEGQQKDVKSDKGTEVSHRGVFLLGENRWEEPSRLFTRNGVDRSKNKDVTTKCLQCRGEGRLLCTVFGMGGRGYKMPIL; encoded by the exons ATGTCGTCAACTCTTCTCCCAGTGACAGCAACTCCCATTTTCACTCTCACCAAAACCCTCCCTCTCCCCAAACCCTACCTACTCTcctataaattcaaattcaacacCCTCGTCCGCCGCTGCTCCCTCTCCGACCACGAGGAGCAGCGCTGGCTCCGCGAAGAGCAGCGCTGGCTCCGCGACGAACACCGCTGGCTCCGTGAGGAGCAGCGCTGGGCTCGCGAGCGCGACCAACTCCTCCGCGAGATCGCCGACCTCAAGCTCCAAATCCAGGCGCTGGAGCGTCGCCTCTTGACGCGCGATTTGTCCTCTCCGGCTTCCATCTCCGACGCCGTCGCCAATGTCACGTTGCTCTTGCAGGTGCTCAAGGACAAAAATCTGGTTCTCGAGAGCGGTTCGAGCCTGCGGAACACGGAGGAGGTGAAGCAATTGGAAGAGGTCGTCGAGCATGTGAAGGAGGTTGTGGTGGTTGAGGAATCTgctagggttgaaaagaggatCTCGTTGCGGATAGGTTCCGAAGGTGAAGAGGTTCGACAGATGCAG GAAGCATTGTTGAAATTGGGGTTTTACTCTGGCGAGGAAGACATGGAGTATTCCAGCTTCTCAAGTGGAACCGAGCGTGCTGTGAAGACTTGGCAA GCTGCATTAGGTGCTCCTGAGGATGGTATCATGACAGCTGAACTTCTTGAAAGGTTGTATTTGGAGATAAGGAATAAGGACACCGGCAGTGCGACTCAAGACAAACAATCTACTACTGTTTTGCCAAAG GAAGTTGAAAATGGAGCTGCAGTTGCTTCAGTGGCAGAAAATTCAGAGGGTCAGCAAAAAGATGTGAAAAGTGATAAGGGAACAGAAGTCTCCCACCGGGGAGTTTTTCTCCTTGGAGAGAATCGGTGGGAAGAACCATCAAGACTTTTCACAAGGAATGGAGTTGATAGGAGCAAGAACAAGGATGTAACGACAAAATGCCTTCAATGTCGTGGGGAAGGTCGCTTGCTGTGTACAG TTTTTGGAATGGGTGGACGAGGGTACAAAATGCCCATATTGTGA
- the LOC114403230 gene encoding pre-mRNA-processing factor 17-like isoform X2, translating to MDLLHQYSDGDDPDSPSENPSSPPRLLPGRSAAPNVDDTMLALTVASSSSALSRPIDPTQHLVGFNPSYDQLWAPIQGPAHPFAKDGIAQGMRNHKLGFVEDASIEPFLFDEQYNTFHKFGYAADPAANNFVGDLDALRDNNAVSVYNIPRHEHKKRRIEAKQKKKSEEDDDGDVNEEIENPASEAWIMKNKKSPWAGKKEGLQGELTEEQQKYAEEYAKKKGEEKSGLGGEKVEVVKDKSTFHGKEERDYQGRSWIAPPKDAKANSDRCYIPKRLIHTWSGHTKGVSAIRFFPKYGHLILSAGMDTKVKIWDVFNSGKCMRTYMGHSKAVRDICFSNDGTKFLSAGYDKNIKYWDTETGQVISTFATGKIPYVVKLNPDEDKQNVLLAGMSDKKIVQWDMNTGQITQEYDQHLGAVNTITFVDNNRRFVTSSDDKSLRVWEFGIPVVIKYISEPHMHSMPSISLHPNANWLAAQSLDNQILIYSTREKFQLNKRKRFGGHIVAGYACQVNFSPDGQYVMSGDGEGKCWFWDWKTCKVYRTLKCHEGVCIGCEWHPLEQSKVATCGWDGMIKYW from the coding sequence ATGGATCTCCTTCACCAATACTCAGACGGCGACGATCCCGACTCCCcctctgaaaaccctagctccCCTCCGCGCCTCCTCCCGGGACGCTCCGCCGCGCCCAACGTCGACGACACCATGCTGGCCCTCACCGTCGCCTCCTCCTCCTCGGCCCTCTCGCGGCCCATCGACCCTACCCAGCACCTGGTGGGCTTCAACCCCTCCTACGACCAGCTCTGGGCCCCCATCCAGGGCCCGGCCCACCCCTTCGCCAAGGACGGCATCGCCCAGGGCATGCGCAACCACAAGCTCGGCTTCGTCGAGGACGCCTCCATCGAACCCTTCCTCTTCGACGAGCAGTACAACACCTTCCACAAGTTCGGCTACGCCGCCGACCCCGCCGCCAACAACTTCGTCGGCGACCTCGACGCGCTACGCGACAACAACGCCGTCTCCGTCTACAACATCCCCCGCCACGAGCATAAGAAACGCCGCATTGAGGCCAAGCAGAAGAAGAAATCAGAGGAAGACGACGACGGCGACGTCAACGAGGAGATCGAAAACCCGGCCTCGGAGGCGTGGATAATGAAGAACAAGAAGAGCCCTTGGGCAGGGAAGAAGGAAGGGTTGCAAGGAGAATTGACTGAAGAACAGCAGAAGTATGCGGAGGAGTATGCGAAGAAGAAAGGGGAAGAGAAGAGTGGTTTGGGAGGGGAGAAAGTTGAGGTTGTTAAAGATAAGAGCACCTTTCATGGGAAAGAGGAGAGGGATTACCAAGGTAGGTCTTGGATTGCGCCTCCCAAGGATGCAAAGGCGAATAGTGATCGTTGTTATATTCCTAAGAGATTGATTCATACTTGGAGTGGACACACCAAAGGGGTTTCTGCTATTAGGTTTTTCCCCAAGTATGGCCACTTGATTCTCTCTGCCGGCATGGATACCAAGGTTAAGATTTGGGATGTTTTCAACTCTGGCAAGTGTATGAGGACCTACATGGGACACTCGAAAGCCGTTAGGGATATTTGTTTCAGCAATGATGGGACCAAGTTTTTGAGTGCTGGGTATGACAAGAATATTAAGTATTGGGATACCGAGACGGGGCAGGTGATATCGACATTTGCCACCGGCAAAATTCCTTACGTTGTGAAGCTTAATCCGGATGAGGATAAGCAGAATGTTTTGTTGGCTGGAATGAGTgataagaagattgttcagtgGGATATGAATACCGGCCAGATAACTCAGGAGTATGATCAGCATTTGGGGGCTGTGAATACCATCACCTTTGTTGATAACAACAGGAGGTTTGTTACTTCCAGTGATGATAAGTCACTCAGGGTATGGGAATTCGGTATTCCTGTGGTTATAAAGTATATTAGTGAACCCCACATGCACTCCATGCCTTCCATTTCGCTTCACCCCAATGCCAATTGGCTTGCTGCGCAGAGCTTGGATAACCAGATACTTATTTATAGCACTAGGGAGAAGTTTCAACTTAACAAGAGGAAGAGATTTGGTGGACATATTGTGGCTGGATATGCATGTCAGGTCAATTTTTCTCCGGATGGACAATATGTCATGTCGGGGGATGGTGAGGGGAAGTGTTGGTTCTGGGACTGGAAGACTTGCAAGGTCTACAGAACTCTCAAGTGTCACGAAGGTGTTTGCATTGGTTGCGAGTGGCATCCCTTGGAACAGAGCAAGGTAGCGACATGTGGCTGGGATGGGATGATTAAGTACTGGTAA
- the LOC114402457 gene encoding protein disulfide isomerase pTAC5, chloroplastic-like isoform X1, whose translation MSSTLLPVTATPIFTLTKTLPLPKPYLLSYKFKFNTLVRRCSLSDHEEQRWLREEQRWLRDEHRWLREEQRWARERDQLLREIADLKLQIQALERRLLTRDLSSPASISDAVANVTLLLQVLKDKNLVLESGSSLRNTEEVKQLEEVVEHVKEVVVVEESARVEKRISLRIGSEGEEVRQMQEALLKLGFYSGEEDMEYSSFSSGTERAVKTWQAALGAPEDGIMTAELLERLYLEIRNKDTGSATQDKQSTTVLPKEVENGAAVASVAENSEGQQKDVKSDKGTEVSHRGVFLLGENRWEEPSRLFTRNGVDRSKNKDVTTKCLQCRGEGRLLCTECDGSGEPNIEPQFLEWVDEGTKCPYCEGLGYTVCDLCGGKTMV comes from the exons ATGTCGTCAACTCTTCTCCCAGTGACAGCAACTCCCATTTTCACTCTCACCAAAACCCTCCCTCTCCCCAAACCCTACCTACTCTcctataaattcaaattcaacacCCTCGTCCGCCGCTGCTCCCTCTCCGACCACGAGGAGCAGCGCTGGCTCCGCGAAGAGCAGCGCTGGCTCCGCGACGAACACCGCTGGCTCCGTGAGGAGCAGCGCTGGGCTCGCGAGCGCGACCAACTCCTCCGCGAGATCGCCGACCTCAAGCTCCAAATCCAGGCGCTGGAGCGTCGCCTCTTGACGCGCGATTTGTCCTCTCCGGCTTCCATCTCCGACGCCGTCGCCAATGTCACGTTGCTCTTGCAGGTGCTCAAGGACAAAAATCTGGTTCTCGAGAGCGGTTCGAGCCTGCGGAACACGGAGGAGGTGAAGCAATTGGAAGAGGTCGTCGAGCATGTGAAGGAGGTTGTGGTGGTTGAGGAATCTgctagggttgaaaagaggatCTCGTTGCGGATAGGTTCCGAAGGTGAAGAGGTTCGACAGATGCAG GAAGCATTGTTGAAATTGGGGTTTTACTCTGGCGAGGAAGACATGGAGTATTCCAGCTTCTCAAGTGGAACCGAGCGTGCTGTGAAGACTTGGCAA GCTGCATTAGGTGCTCCTGAGGATGGTATCATGACAGCTGAACTTCTTGAAAGGTTGTATTTGGAGATAAGGAATAAGGACACCGGCAGTGCGACTCAAGACAAACAATCTACTACTGTTTTGCCAAAG GAAGTTGAAAATGGAGCTGCAGTTGCTTCAGTGGCAGAAAATTCAGAGGGTCAGCAAAAAGATGTGAAAAGTGATAAGGGAACAGAAGTCTCCCACCGGGGAGTTTTTCTCCTTGGAGAGAATCGGTGGGAAGAACCATCAAGACTTTTCACAAGGAATGGAGTTGATAGGAGCAAGAACAAGGATGTAACGACAAAATGCCTTCAATGTCGTGGGGAAGGTCGCTTGCTGTGTACAG AATGTGATGGATCTGGCGAGCCAAATATTGAACCTCAA TTTTTGGAATGGGTGGACGAGGGTACAAAATGCCCATATTGTGAAGGCCTAGGGTATACTGTATGTGATCTATGTGGAGGGAAAACAATGGTATAG